One region of Emys orbicularis isolate rEmyOrb1 chromosome 4, rEmyOrb1.hap1, whole genome shotgun sequence genomic DNA includes:
- the LOC135877422 gene encoding perforin-1-like yields the protein MARSGVFIPLLLLFLLPSVSPDCYTGTSTECEETMAFVPAHSLVGEGIDVTTLEWTGANLVDTSLWHHPNGTCTICENRLQGRQKQRLPLAVVDWRVQISCNRDLSSSVEESAAAVGRALALDVNNDWKSELELLEESHGPALGGSKSQLTSYAYQKELQDKYMFVRQEMPCVYYRLRLTQHPTLTPQFSQALSSLPPSYDSAIYRPFLATYGTHYVRQADLGGHVRQLTAVQTCRAALDGLTATEIKAHLDSQFLQDLGLSRTRKQGSEGRGSSQALYMEKRMKVTGGHSYSKQLFSTKQDANSFSTWMESLKTSPDLVSYSLTPIHTLMRPGDRRREALKQAVKEYVAERGHKKSCPRSCPQWSQVDSEDPCKCYCTGNPLTNSMCCSLKWGMARLKVHVLKGTDLWGDTMSATDAYVKVFFQGQIMETDLIRENNNPIWSKDLDFGPVTLPVKPELKIEVLDKDLWKEEHLGDCTTYLEVGRSETLTCSLEHGLVLYSYMLECGPNLGGNNCHEYVPVRG from the exons ATGGCGAGATCTGGTGTCTTCATCCCtctgcttctcctcttccttctcccttcaGTCTCCCCCGACTGCTACACGGGCACATCTACGGAGTGCGAGGAGACCATGGCCTTCGTGCCCGCGCACAGCTTGGTGGGGGAGGGCATCGACGTGACCACTCTGGAGTGGACGGGGGCCAATCTGGTGGACACCAGCCTGTGGCACCACCCAAATGGCACCTGCACCATATGCGAGAACCGGCTGCAGGGGCGGCAGAAGCAGAGGCTGCCGCTGGCCGTGGTGGACTGGAGGGTCCAAATCTCGTGTAACCGGGACCTCAGCAGCTCAGTGGAAGAGTCAGCCGCGGCTGTGGGCCGGGCACTGGCGTTGGATGTGAACAACGACTGGAAGTCAGAGCTGGAGCTGCTAGAGGAGTCCCATGGCCCGGCCTTGGGGGGGTCCAAATCCCAGCTCACCAGCTACGCTTACCAGAAGGAGCTGCAGGACAAGTACATGTTCGTGCGCCAAGAGATGCCCTGTGTGTATTACAG GTTGAGACTCACTCAACACCCCACACTGACGCCCCAGTTCTCCCAGGCCCTGAGCAGCCTCCCACCCAGCTACGACTCAGCGATATACCGGCCCTTCCTGGCCACATACGGTACCCACTACGTGAGGCAGGCAGACCTGGGGGGGCACGTGCGGCAGCTGACGGCTGTCCAGACCTGCCGGGCAGCGCTGGACGGGCTGACAGCCACTGAAATCAAGGCGCACCTCGACTCACAGTTCTTGCAAGACCTGGGCCTGAGTCGGACCAGAAAGCAGGGCAGCGAGGGCAGGGGGAGCTCCCAGGCGCTGTACATGGAGAAGCGCATGAAGGTGACGGGTGGCCACAGCTACTCCAAGCAGCTCTTCTCCACCAAGCAAGATGCCAACTCCTTCTCGACCTGGATGGAGAGCCTCAAAACGAGCCCCGACCTGGTCTCCTACTCTCTGACGCCCATCCACACCTTGATGAGACCAGGCGACcgcaggcgggaggcgctgaaGCAGGCAGTGAAGGAGTACGTGGCTGAGCGGGGGCACAAGAAGAGTTGCCCTCGTAGCTGCCCACAATGGAGTCAGGTCGACTCCGAGGACCCCTGCAAATGCTACTGCACCGGCAACCCCCTCACCAACTCCATGTGCTGTTCACTTAAGTGGGGCATGGCCCGGCTGAAGGTCCATGTGCTGAAGGGCACAGACCTGTGGGGAGACACCATGTCCGCCACCGATGCCTATGTCAAGGTCTTCTTCCAAGGACAGATCATGGAGACGGACCTCATTCGTGAGAATAACAACCCCATATGGTCAAAAGACCTGGACTTCGGGCCAGTGACGCTGCCGGTGAAGCCCGAATTGAAAATCGAGGTATTGGACAAGGACCTATGGAAGGAGGAACACCTGGGTGACTGCACAACCTACCTTGAGGTCGGCAGGAGCGAGACGCTCACCTGCAGCCTTGAACATGGCCTTGTGTTGTACTCCTACATGCTGGAGTGCGGGCCCAACCTGGGGGGCAACAACTGCCATGAGTACGTGCCTGTGAGAGGCTAA